From a single Acetonema longum DSM 6540 genomic region:
- the dapA gene encoding 4-hydroxy-tetrahydrodipicolinate synthase: MKTHKFMPRGIIPPVITPLTPEGKFNEKGMRKLINHLIGGGVHGLFVTGTTGEFYGFTLEEKREIFLTAVDETKGRVPVYAGTNGITTRESVMLTQLAENCGVDAVSVLTPMFISPNQHQLFEHYKTIAASTALPVVLYNNPSKTGVSLTAATVAKLSEISNIVSIKDSSGDLTLTAEYIRLTRGNAAFNVLMGRDTLIYGALCYGAAGSIASCANVAPRLCADIYDKFIAGDLQGSLDAQFTLAPLRIAFDIGTFPVVIKESLNMLGIEAGFCMDPVGPMTTDERERLRKILVEMALL; this comes from the coding sequence ATGAAAACACATAAGTTTATGCCCCGGGGTATAATCCCTCCGGTTATTACGCCGCTTACCCCTGAGGGAAAGTTCAATGAAAAAGGCATGCGCAAACTGATCAACCATTTAATTGGCGGTGGAGTGCACGGGCTCTTTGTTACGGGGACAACCGGTGAATTTTACGGGTTTACCCTGGAAGAAAAACGGGAAATTTTCCTGACTGCTGTGGATGAAACTAAAGGCAGAGTGCCGGTCTATGCGGGGACGAATGGCATCACTACCCGCGAAAGTGTGATGTTGACCCAATTGGCCGAAAACTGCGGCGTAGACGCCGTATCGGTATTAACCCCCATGTTCATTTCGCCGAATCAACATCAGCTTTTCGAACATTACAAGACAATAGCGGCCAGTACGGCCCTGCCGGTTGTGCTCTATAACAATCCGTCCAAGACGGGTGTCAGCCTTACCGCTGCCACAGTTGCTAAATTATCCGAAATATCCAATATTGTCAGCATCAAGGATTCCAGCGGCGATTTGACTCTGACAGCGGAATATATTCGGTTGACGCGGGGAAATGCTGCTTTTAACGTGCTTATGGGCCGGGATACCCTGATCTACGGGGCCCTCTGCTACGGCGCCGCCGGTTCCATTGCCTCTTGCGCCAATGTAGCTCCCCGTCTGTGCGCCGATATTTATGACAAATTTATCGCCGGTGATTTACAGGGTTCTTTGGATGCGCAATTTACTCTGGCGCCTCTCAGAATTGCCTTTGACATCGGCACATTTCCTGTAGTCATCAAAGAATCTCTCAATATGCTCGGCATTGAGGCGGGTTTCTGCATGGACCCGGTAG